The Candidatus Krumholzibacteriia bacterium genome window below encodes:
- the tuf gene encoding elongation factor Tu (EF-Tu; promotes GTP-dependent binding of aminoacyl-tRNA to the A-site of ribosomes during protein biosynthesis; when the tRNA anticodon matches the mRNA codon, GTP hydrolysis results; the inactive EF-Tu-GDP leaves the ribosome and release of GDP is promoted by elongation factor Ts; many prokaryotes have two copies of the gene encoding EF-Tu), with the protein DNVKLTVELITPIAMEENLRFAIREGGRTVGAGVVTEISE; encoded by the coding sequence GACAATGTGAAACTGACGGTAGAGTTGATCACTCCGATCGCGATGGAAGAGAACCTTCGTTTCGCGATTCGTGAGGGTGGCCGCACGGTGGGCGCCGGAGTGGTTACCGAGATTTCTGAATAG